One window of Nocardia nova SH22a genomic DNA carries:
- a CDS encoding aldo/keto reductase, with translation MGRLTRAVSSTHTRAAAVTLLHQAFEFGIRHFDTAQFYGNGTANELLREAFRSRRDEVLLATKAGARPVPDAPVPLTAAQRPEELRAAVEANLATLDTDRVDVVYLRRMDFAPGLLAEGDQIVPLADQLAELVALRDAGKIVAIGLSHITLDQFRAAAPAGIGCVQNIYHLLDRDAEPLLNTCRDHDVAWIPYFPLGGGGAYAGLADVTADPAVEEIARELGATPTQVGLAWQLTHAPNTMLIPGTAGLDHLGENVAAGSIELDAAAMRRLDALGDPGR, from the coding sequence ATGGGCCGCCTCACCCGCGCGGTGTCGAGTACGCACACCCGGGCGGCGGCGGTGACGCTGCTGCACCAGGCGTTCGAGTTCGGCATCCGCCATTTCGACACCGCGCAGTTCTACGGCAACGGCACCGCGAACGAACTTCTGCGCGAGGCGTTCCGGAGCCGCCGCGACGAGGTCCTGCTGGCCACCAAGGCCGGTGCCCGACCCGTCCCGGACGCGCCGGTTCCGCTCACCGCCGCGCAACGCCCCGAGGAATTGCGGGCCGCGGTGGAGGCGAACCTGGCGACGCTGGACACCGACCGCGTGGACGTGGTGTATCTGCGGCGGATGGACTTCGCGCCCGGCCTGCTCGCCGAGGGCGATCAGATCGTGCCGCTCGCCGATCAGCTCGCCGAACTGGTAGCGCTGCGCGATGCGGGCAAGATCGTCGCCATCGGCCTGAGTCACATCACGCTCGACCAGTTCCGGGCCGCGGCTCCGGCCGGAATCGGCTGCGTGCAGAACATCTACCATCTGCTCGATCGCGATGCCGAACCGCTGCTGAACACATGCCGCGACCACGATGTCGCGTGGATTCCCTATTTTCCGCTCGGCGGCGGTGGCGCCTATGCGGGGCTGGCCGACGTCACCGCGGATCCGGCGGTGGAGGAGATCGCGCGAGAACTCGGCGCGACACCGACGCAGGTCGGTCTCGCCTGGCAGCTGACTCACGCGCCCAATACGATGCTGATCCCCGGCACCGCCGGTCTCGATCATCTCGGCGAGAACGTGGCCGCCGGTTCGATCGAACTCGACGCTGCCGCCATGCGCCGCCTGGACGCGCTGGGCGACCCGGGTCGATAA
- a CDS encoding FadR/GntR family transcriptional regulator, producing MSASRDDAAKSYAGRDDDAALEGPAYSREIWSRTTDVGSTVALGGSRAEQAAGQIARLAAAVPAGERIGSKDELRKLCGVSVGTINEAIKLAQTRGIITSRPGPGGGLFACDPSPLSRMNGWFRAAADDSSAFAESVQIRDAIAPLLIDEVLRCYTLADQDALAERLAQVHRAQESGTISDFVWAGWELHAYIADLGKGGLLNTLYLSIMDVGTTYLRAKLETAAPEDIDPTPMARVMEDLVDGLARRDRDAAIDALRRTVPTVVLRSFEPTTGEADRSG from the coding sequence ATGAGCGCCAGCAGAGACGACGCAGCCAAGAGCTACGCGGGCAGGGACGACGACGCCGCGCTCGAGGGGCCTGCGTATTCACGGGAAATCTGGTCTCGCACAACCGATGTGGGCAGCACGGTGGCGCTCGGCGGGTCCCGCGCGGAGCAGGCCGCGGGTCAGATCGCCCGGCTGGCCGCCGCGGTCCCGGCCGGTGAGCGCATCGGCAGCAAGGATGAACTTCGTAAGTTGTGCGGCGTCTCGGTCGGCACCATCAACGAGGCGATCAAACTCGCCCAGACCCGCGGGATCATCACCTCCCGGCCCGGACCGGGCGGCGGGTTGTTCGCCTGCGATCCGTCACCGCTGTCGCGCATGAACGGCTGGTTCCGCGCCGCCGCGGACGACTCCTCGGCCTTCGCGGAGTCCGTGCAGATCCGCGACGCCATCGCTCCGCTGCTGATCGACGAGGTGCTGCGCTGCTACACCCTCGCCGATCAGGACGCCCTGGCCGAACGACTGGCCCAGGTGCATCGCGCCCAGGAGTCCGGCACGATCTCCGACTTCGTCTGGGCCGGTTGGGAATTGCACGCCTACATCGCCGATCTCGGCAAGGGCGGCCTGCTCAACACCCTCTACCTGAGCATCATGGACGTGGGCACCACGTATCTGCGGGCGAAGCTCGAAACGGCCGCGCCCGAGGACATCGATCCGACGCCGATGGCCCGGGTCATGGAAGACCTCGTCGACGGATTGGCGCGCCGCGACCGCGATGCCGCCATCGATGCGCTGCGTCGCACCGTCCCGACCGTGGTGCTGCGTTCGTTCGAGCCGACGACCGGGGAGGCGGATCGATCCGGTTAG
- a CDS encoding flavin reductase family protein has product MIYYADHSEKGRAAMLDQQFRDLMAGVCAPVTVVATANENGPHGATVSSLASLSLRPALLSIALDRRSTLLSRIEESGRFAVNILSSAQDELAMMFASRGADRFSATGWSLAEGLPRLDGVAGWAACELWQTVEAGDHLLLIGLVTRAASTQRAPLVYGYRTFGTHSRFAARPRTPIVDGITACSH; this is encoded by the coding sequence ATGATTTATTACGCCGATCACTCGGAGAAGGGCAGAGCCGCCATGCTGGACCAGCAGTTCCGCGATCTGATGGCCGGGGTGTGCGCGCCGGTCACGGTGGTCGCCACCGCGAATGAGAACGGCCCACACGGCGCCACCGTCAGTTCCCTGGCGTCGCTGTCGCTGCGACCGGCCTTGCTGTCGATCGCGCTGGACCGGCGATCGACGCTGTTGAGCCGGATCGAGGAATCCGGCCGATTCGCCGTCAACATCCTGTCCTCCGCACAGGACGAACTGGCGATGATGTTCGCCAGCCGCGGCGCCGACCGATTCTCCGCGACCGGCTGGTCCCTCGCCGAGGGCCTGCCCCGCCTGGACGGGGTGGCCGGTTGGGCGGCCTGCGAGTTGTGGCAGACCGTCGAGGCCGGTGATCACCTGCTGCTGATCGGCCTCGTCACCCGCGCGGCGTCCACCCAGCGCGCGCCGCTGGTCTACGGCTACCGCACCTTCGGCACCCATTCCCGTTTCGCGGCCCGCCCGCGCACCCCCATCGTCGACGGCATCACCGCCTGCTCGCACTGA
- a CDS encoding acyl-CoA dehydrogenase family protein, with protein sequence MTATEPQIVHSTAELVARARELAPLLKKNAAAGEQDRRVAEESIQALTDAGLFRIATPKRYGGYETSMRTMLEVSAAVAEADGGTAWVVTLTNVMSWVVGLFPERAQDEVFGADPDAKVSGVLSPTAETRKVDGGWRVTGKWYYNSGSLHADWAGLGIPLTDDTGAVVDQGMALIPRTDLGLEDTWFVAGMRSSGSNCLVAEDVFVPEHRVMRVPPAITGDYPTEHTEETLYRSALVPVLALVLVGPQLGMGRAALDLVVGKAANKPISYTFFTSQQESAGFQLQIAEAARLIDTAQLIAHRAAADIDEAAVRGEYPDYLTRARVRSDTGYVAECITRAIEILLSAHGAGSFAEVNPLQRIWRDSATAARHAIVSPQIGYEIYGKALLGVAEPITPLV encoded by the coding sequence ATGACCGCCACCGAACCGCAGATCGTGCACAGCACCGCCGAACTCGTCGCCCGGGCAAGGGAACTCGCACCGCTGCTGAAGAAGAACGCCGCCGCGGGGGAACAGGACCGCCGTGTCGCCGAAGAGAGCATCCAGGCGCTGACCGACGCCGGACTGTTCCGGATCGCCACGCCGAAACGGTACGGCGGGTACGAGACGTCGATGCGGACCATGCTCGAGGTGTCGGCGGCGGTCGCCGAGGCCGACGGCGGCACCGCGTGGGTGGTGACGCTCACCAACGTGATGTCGTGGGTGGTCGGCCTGTTCCCCGAACGCGCCCAGGACGAGGTGTTCGGCGCCGACCCCGACGCCAAGGTGTCCGGGGTGCTGTCCCCCACCGCCGAGACCCGCAAGGTCGACGGCGGCTGGCGCGTCACCGGCAAGTGGTACTACAACTCCGGATCGCTGCATGCCGACTGGGCCGGACTGGGCATTCCGCTCACCGACGACACCGGCGCGGTGGTCGATCAGGGCATGGCGCTGATCCCCCGCACCGATCTGGGGCTCGAGGACACCTGGTTCGTGGCCGGGATGCGCTCGTCGGGCAGCAACTGCCTGGTCGCCGAGGACGTCTTCGTGCCCGAACACCGAGTGATGCGGGTGCCCCCGGCGATCACCGGCGACTACCCCACCGAACACACCGAGGAGACGCTCTACCGCTCGGCGCTGGTGCCGGTGCTCGCGCTGGTGCTGGTCGGGCCGCAGCTCGGAATGGGCCGCGCCGCTTTGGATCTGGTGGTCGGCAAGGCCGCGAACAAGCCGATCTCCTACACCTTCTTCACCTCCCAGCAGGAGTCCGCCGGCTTCCAGTTGCAGATCGCCGAGGCCGCCCGCCTGATCGACACGGCCCAGTTGATCGCCCACCGCGCCGCCGCCGATATCGACGAGGCCGCCGTGCGCGGCGAATACCCCGACTACCTGACCCGCGCCCGGGTGCGGTCGGACACCGGCTACGTCGCCGAGTGCATCACCCGTGCCATCGAGATCCTCCTGTCCGCACACGGTGCGGGCTCGTTCGCCGAAGTCAATCCGCTGCAACGGATCTGGCGCGACTCGGCCACCGCGGCCCGGCACGCCATCGTGTCGCCCCAGATCGGCTACGAGATCTACGGCAAGGCCCTGCTGGGTGTCGCCGAACCGATCACCCCACTGGTCTGA
- a CDS encoding alpha/beta hydrolase, with product MNVPHIRRPRHRLRHAVLGAAAVLGTVIAAAAQQIAPANAAPAPAPAAATATQQFSVLGGQLTGRYRLAEHPRPGAPILVLIHGGGEGSEYYDAPGHSVLDLAARSGYSAFALDRPGYHGSASLGFPSDSDHGLFDATAARLDDAITEIWRTHGGSASGVVVHGSSIGGAIALTLASRWSAEHARGEQHWPLLGLAVTDVAQQPQPWAVTAWRATPPVQTFTIGGLSAPRPELLEIVGGWTENWSRIASSITVPVHYRLAQFDELWISRPDLIDQFAAALRTSSPSVDAATTADAFHPIGNSPAADSYNAQFVQFVGRFG from the coding sequence ATGAACGTCCCGCACATTCGACGCCCCAGGCACCGCCTGCGGCACGCGGTACTCGGCGCGGCGGCGGTACTCGGCACTGTGATCGCCGCCGCCGCACAGCAGATCGCCCCCGCGAACGCCGCACCGGCACCGGCACCGGCCGCCGCCACCGCGACCCAGCAGTTCAGCGTCCTCGGCGGACAGCTCACCGGGCGCTACCGCCTCGCCGAGCATCCGCGTCCGGGGGCGCCGATCCTGGTGTTGATCCACGGTGGCGGTGAGGGCTCCGAATATTACGACGCCCCCGGCCATTCCGTACTGGACCTCGCCGCGCGCAGCGGCTACTCGGCCTTCGCGCTGGATCGGCCCGGCTACCACGGCAGCGCCTCGCTCGGCTTCCCATCCGACAGCGACCACGGCCTGTTCGACGCGACCGCGGCCCGGCTCGACGACGCGATCACCGAGATCTGGCGCACCCACGGAGGTTCCGCATCCGGCGTCGTCGTGCACGGTTCCTCCATCGGCGGCGCCATCGCGCTGACCCTGGCGTCGCGGTGGAGCGCCGAACACGCACGGGGAGAGCAACACTGGCCGCTGCTGGGCCTGGCCGTCACCGACGTCGCCCAGCAACCCCAGCCCTGGGCGGTGACCGCGTGGCGGGCCACTCCCCCGGTTCAGACGTTCACCATCGGCGGACTGTCCGCGCCGCGGCCGGAACTGCTCGAAATCGTGGGCGGATGGACCGAGAACTGGTCCCGGATCGCCTCGAGCATCACGGTTCCCGTGCACTACCGGCTCGCGCAGTTCGACGAACTGTGGATCTCGCGACCCGATCTGATCGACCAGTTCGCCGCCGCCCTGCGCACCTCGTCGCCGTCGGTGGACGCCGCCACCACCGCGGACGCCTTCCACCCCATCGGCAACAGTCCCGCCGCCGACAGCTACAACGCCCAGTTCGTGCAGTTCGTCGGCCGGTTCGGCTGA
- a CDS encoding VOC family protein: MGLHRLTAITIGVPDPDATADYYRDFGLADLGGHRFGTVDGGEQLRLARTPQRRLLELGIGVHDRDDLARIASRLDKLTITHKLDQDRLTVEDPNSSLTVVVEVAAEISEEPAAAAATNGPGRLDRIDARADGIGRTAPVRPRKLGHVVIGSLDQEASQRFFAEGLGFKISDRVPGLAAFMRCSTDHHNVLVQQAPLNFLHHTAWEVDDVDEVGRGATAMLEADPERHVWGLGRHHIGSNFFWYLKDPAGNFSEYYSDLDCIVDDALWKPEVVEGAKGLYNWGPPPPPSFLAPEDLAALMTGSHSPE, translated from the coding sequence ATGGGACTGCACCGACTGACCGCCATCACCATCGGCGTGCCCGATCCGGACGCCACCGCCGACTACTACCGCGATTTCGGTCTCGCCGACCTCGGCGGCCACCGCTTCGGCACCGTCGACGGCGGTGAGCAACTGCGCCTGGCCCGCACCCCGCAGCGGCGGTTGCTCGAGCTCGGCATCGGCGTCCACGACCGTGACGATCTGGCCCGCATCGCATCGCGGCTGGACAAGCTCACCATCACCCACAAGCTCGACCAGGACCGCCTCACCGTCGAGGACCCGAATTCCTCGCTCACCGTGGTGGTGGAGGTCGCCGCCGAGATCAGCGAAGAACCGGCGGCCGCGGCGGCCACCAACGGTCCGGGCCGCCTCGACCGGATCGATGCCCGCGCCGACGGAATCGGTCGCACCGCACCGGTCCGGCCGCGCAAACTCGGCCATGTCGTCATCGGGTCCCTGGATCAGGAGGCCAGCCAGCGTTTCTTCGCCGAGGGCCTCGGTTTCAAGATCAGCGATCGGGTGCCCGGTCTGGCCGCGTTCATGCGCTGCTCCACCGATCACCACAATGTTCTGGTCCAGCAGGCGCCGCTGAACTTCCTGCACCACACCGCGTGGGAGGTCGACGATGTGGACGAGGTCGGCCGCGGCGCGACCGCGATGCTGGAGGCCGATCCCGAGCGGCACGTCTGGGGCCTGGGCCGCCACCACATCGGATCCAATTTCTTCTGGTACCTCAAGGATCCGGCGGGCAACTTCTCCGAGTACTACAGCGATCTGGACTGCATCGTCGACGACGCGCTGTGGAAGCCGGAGGTCGTGGAAGGGGCCAAGGGGCTGTACAACTGGGGTCCGCCGCCCCCGCCGTCGTTCCTCGCGCCGGAGGATCTCGCCGCCCTCATGACCGGCTCGCACTCGCCCGAGTAG
- a CDS encoding carboxylesterase/lipase family protein, producing MTDNSGADRTEIITTTHGPVRGSIGDGMRRFLGIPYAAPPIGDLRWRPPVSPTAWTEPRDALAFGSVCAQDTSRFPGFGHHSDTEDCLYLNVFTPADSGPDAKLPVMVWIPGGGLFIGGSGDYDPSALVTAGNVVFVSMNYRLNVFGFFSHPAINAEGHAAGNYGIMDQQFALLWVRDNIARFGGDPDNVTVFGESAGGASTVCHLASPGSAGLFHQAILQSCSVVATAATPTLSSVEHVGAALATAAGCENQTPDALRAIPTADLMAANAVPEGTFGVGQFHIGLTADGTVIPAPMNELFAAGRFHRVPVINGVNRDEFSWFQAMVELATGQIVTEEAYPHVVGPVFEVAAASGLLATAIPAEAVPEILRRYPVDAYPAPARALAAAVGDAGVICDGGWRTTHILEATGYPVYAYEFDVPDSPVPWPEVSFPYGSAHVQEVQYIFPRFHGASGAAQDLNPRQQRLADLMVRYWTNFAHHGDPNGGMPAPEWPRYDPGQDNFLLLRAPDPVVVPQFGKTHHIDFWNGFHS from the coding sequence ATGACCGACAACTCCGGTGCCGATCGCACCGAGATCATCACGACCACGCACGGACCGGTGCGCGGCAGTATCGGCGACGGTATGCGCCGATTCCTCGGAATACCCTATGCCGCACCGCCGATCGGCGATCTGCGGTGGCGGCCGCCGGTCTCCCCGACCGCCTGGACCGAGCCACGCGACGCGCTGGCGTTCGGCAGCGTCTGCGCGCAGGACACCTCGCGCTTTCCCGGGTTCGGTCACCACAGCGATACCGAGGACTGCCTGTATCTCAACGTCTTCACCCCCGCGGACAGTGGACCGGACGCGAAACTGCCTGTGATGGTGTGGATTCCGGGTGGCGGGCTGTTCATCGGCGGCAGCGGGGACTACGACCCGAGCGCCCTGGTCACCGCCGGGAACGTCGTCTTCGTGTCGATGAACTACCGCCTCAACGTCTTCGGCTTCTTCTCCCATCCGGCCATCAACGCCGAAGGCCATGCGGCCGGTAACTACGGCATCATGGATCAGCAGTTCGCGCTGCTGTGGGTGCGCGACAACATCGCCCGCTTCGGCGGCGATCCGGACAACGTCACCGTCTTCGGCGAATCGGCGGGCGGAGCGAGTACGGTGTGCCACTTGGCATCTCCGGGATCGGCGGGTCTGTTCCACCAGGCGATCCTGCAGAGTTGCAGCGTGGTCGCGACCGCGGCGACCCCGACGCTGTCCAGTGTCGAACACGTCGGAGCCGCCCTGGCAACCGCCGCCGGATGCGAGAACCAGACGCCCGACGCACTGCGGGCCATCCCCACCGCCGATCTGATGGCCGCCAATGCGGTGCCGGAGGGCACCTTCGGTGTCGGGCAGTTCCACATCGGCCTCACCGCCGACGGCACGGTCATCCCCGCGCCGATGAACGAACTGTTCGCCGCCGGTCGCTTCCACCGGGTACCGGTGATCAACGGCGTCAATCGCGACGAGTTCAGCTGGTTCCAGGCGATGGTCGAACTCGCCACCGGGCAGATCGTCACCGAGGAGGCCTACCCGCACGTCGTCGGCCCGGTGTTCGAGGTGGCGGCCGCCAGCGGACTGCTCGCCACCGCGATTCCCGCCGAGGCGGTACCGGAGATCCTGCGGCGCTACCCGGTCGACGCCTATCCCGCGCCCGCACGGGCACTGGCCGCCGCCGTGGGCGACGCGGGTGTCATCTGTGACGGCGGGTGGCGCACGACCCACATCCTGGAGGCCACCGGATATCCCGTCTACGCCTACGAATTCGATGTCCCCGACTCTCCTGTGCCGTGGCCGGAGGTCTCTTTCCCCTACGGTTCGGCACACGTCCAGGAGGTGCAGTACATCTTCCCGCGCTTTCACGGCGCGAGCGGCGCCGCGCAGGACCTCAATCCGCGACAACAGCGGCTGGCCGATCTGATGGTCCGGTACTGGACCAACTTCGCCCACCACGGCGATCCCAACGGTGGCATGCCCGCTCCCGAATGGCCCCGCTACGATCCGGGGCAGGACAATTTCCTGCTGTTGCGCGCACCGGACCCGGTCGTGGTGCCTCAGTTCGGCAAGACCCACCACATCGACTTCTGGAACGGTTTCCATTCCTGA
- a CDS encoding cytochrome P450 has translation MVNQCPHLTSADPTEMRDPYPAWEEARREAPVFWDERLGYWQITRYNDVVAAVTNTRQLSSEGFFSLVKVHPGNEHLLPRGFEYQAPSLANADAPVHTRIRKLANGPFQPRRVALLEPEIRKIADELIDTFLGDGSCDLVEQFTVPLSLLTIARILGMPPSDSHEMRRYSDERPASLNPNLTQREQAELFEHYGTYYDFLEHAIQRGRADPGDDLLSNLIACADAEGEPSLSEAELVSLVSTLIGAGNETTRYQISNMMLMLFRHPEQLAAVRADPGLAGAAVEESLRYFSSVKGNFRIATTDVTIGEVTIPAGALVQICWASTGRDETAFDRADEFDIFRREHVKHIAFSKGPHACLGAPLARLEATVALQQLLRRLPGLRMAEEPAYPDDYVEGVQVQGISRLRMAWDTTAASRAAG, from the coding sequence ATGGTCAATCAGTGTCCACACCTCACCTCCGCCGACCCGACCGAGATGCGCGATCCATATCCGGCCTGGGAGGAAGCCCGCCGCGAGGCTCCCGTGTTCTGGGACGAGCGGCTCGGTTATTGGCAGATCACCCGATACAACGATGTGGTCGCCGCGGTGACGAATACGAGACAGCTCAGCTCCGAGGGGTTCTTCTCCCTGGTGAAGGTGCACCCGGGTAATGAGCACCTGTTGCCGCGCGGATTCGAATATCAGGCGCCCAGCCTCGCGAATGCCGACGCGCCCGTGCACACCCGCATCCGCAAACTGGCCAACGGGCCGTTCCAGCCCCGGCGAGTGGCGCTGCTGGAACCGGAGATCCGGAAGATCGCCGACGAACTGATCGACACCTTTCTCGGGGACGGATCCTGTGATCTGGTCGAACAATTCACCGTGCCGCTGTCCCTGCTGACCATCGCGAGAATTCTGGGCATGCCCCCGTCGGACAGCCACGAGATGCGACGCTATTCCGACGAACGCCCGGCCAGTTTGAATCCGAATCTGACCCAGCGGGAACAAGCCGAACTGTTCGAGCACTACGGCACTTACTACGACTTCCTCGAACACGCCATCCAGCGCGGCCGCGCCGATCCCGGCGACGATCTGCTCTCGAACCTGATCGCCTGCGCCGACGCCGAGGGCGAACCGTCGCTCTCGGAGGCCGAACTCGTCAGTCTCGTCAGCACATTGATCGGCGCGGGGAACGAAACCACGCGCTATCAGATCAGCAATATGATGCTGATGCTCTTTCGCCACCCCGAGCAGCTCGCCGCCGTCCGCGCCGATCCCGGACTCGCCGGCGCCGCGGTGGAGGAGAGCCTGCGGTACTTCTCCTCGGTGAAAGGCAATTTCCGCATCGCCACCACCGATGTCACCATCGGCGAGGTGACGATTCCCGCCGGAGCGCTGGTACAGATCTGCTGGGCCAGCACCGGCCGCGACGAGACCGCATTCGACCGCGCCGACGAGTTCGACATCTTCCGCCGGGAACACGTCAAACACATCGCCTTCAGCAAAGGCCCGCACGCCTGCCTGGGCGCACCCTTGGCCCGCTTGGAGGCGACGGTCGCCCTCCAGCAACTCCTGCGTCGCCTGCCCGGACTGCGCATGGCCGAGGAACCGGCCTATCCGGATGATTACGTCGAAGGTGTTCAGGTGCAAGGTATCTCGAGGCTGCGGATGGCCTGGGATACGACGGCTGCATCGCGCGCCGCCGGATAG
- a CDS encoding nuclear transport factor 2 family protein — protein MHNHVPDGDSSGLDAARAIQVVLAEREARDRNWWDRMERCFHADSHVELSWFSGTGAEFTRRSIEMSARGVASRHRLGPPTVRVAADRAVVALPAAVETYPVVDDVECVLTAHCRLLYRVRDDYGAVGISRMEVVYERDELNPAVPGQHVAVDPTELADLRPPYRLLAWSLARSGYRIGQDLPADDRPEQVATLYADAFDWAGVEKP, from the coding sequence ATGCACAATCATGTCCCCGACGGCGATTCCTCCGGTCTCGACGCGGCGCGGGCGATTCAGGTGGTCCTCGCGGAACGGGAAGCGCGAGACCGCAATTGGTGGGATCGGATGGAGCGCTGCTTCCACGCCGATTCCCATGTCGAACTGAGCTGGTTCTCCGGGACCGGGGCCGAATTCACGCGGCGTTCCATCGAGATGAGTGCGCGGGGAGTGGCGTCCCGGCACCGGCTCGGACCACCGACGGTGCGGGTGGCTGCCGACCGCGCCGTGGTCGCGCTACCCGCCGCCGTGGAAACCTATCCGGTGGTCGACGATGTCGAGTGCGTGCTCACCGCCCATTGCCGACTGCTGTACCGGGTGCGCGACGACTATGGCGCAGTGGGTATTTCGCGTATGGAAGTCGTCTACGAACGCGACGAACTGAACCCCGCCGTTCCCGGGCAGCACGTGGCGGTCGACCCCACCGAACTGGCCGATCTGCGTCCGCCGTACCGGCTGCTCGCCTGGAGCCTCGCCCGATCCGGCTACCGCATCGGCCAGGACCTGCCCGCCGACGACCGTCCCGAGCAGGTGGCGACCCTGTATGCGGATGCCTTCGACTGGGCAGGTGTCGAGAAGCCCTGA
- a CDS encoding amidohydrolase family protein: MPRTEDTAATGREKVALTNVRIFDGTVLRSPSTVVIDGDTIGADPGGARVIDCAAMILLPGLIDAHVHVEDLGNLTRLTDFGVTTALDMAAWPRERIDALRHRPGRTDIRTAGIPATAPGSAHSALPGFPAAGVLSGPEGAEQFVEDRIAEGADYIKLVADIPGPDQATLDALVVAARGHGKLTVAHAVSAAAYAMAVAAGADVVTHAPLDAVVAESVVARMVADGRVVVPTLTMMAGIVERFAQAAGGSSHGAAWSNYDAARDSVTAMYRAGVPILAGTDANVGEGTPATPSHGDSLHHELELLVEAGVTTVDALRAATSLPAEYFGLGDRGVIEPGRRADLVLVDGDPVNDIRDTRNISRIWCGGIEHHPAESSARTSGS; the protein is encoded by the coding sequence ATGCCACGAACCGAGGACACCGCGGCCACGGGCCGCGAGAAGGTCGCGCTGACGAATGTGCGGATATTCGACGGCACCGTGCTGCGGTCGCCGAGCACGGTCGTGATCGACGGCGACACGATCGGCGCCGATCCCGGCGGTGCGCGTGTGATCGACTGTGCGGCAATGATATTGCTGCCCGGACTCATCGACGCCCACGTCCACGTCGAAGATCTCGGCAATCTGACGCGCCTGACCGATTTCGGCGTGACCACCGCACTGGATATGGCGGCGTGGCCGCGTGAACGTATCGATGCGCTGCGCCACCGGCCCGGACGCACCGATATTCGCACCGCCGGAATTCCGGCCACCGCCCCCGGCAGCGCGCACAGCGCACTGCCCGGGTTCCCGGCGGCGGGGGTGCTGAGCGGCCCGGAGGGAGCCGAACAGTTCGTCGAGGATCGGATCGCGGAGGGCGCCGACTACATCAAACTGGTCGCCGATATCCCCGGCCCCGATCAAGCCACCCTGGACGCGCTGGTCGTCGCCGCCCGGGGACACGGCAAACTGACTGTCGCCCACGCTGTTTCGGCCGCAGCCTACGCCATGGCGGTGGCCGCCGGAGCCGATGTGGTCACGCATGCGCCGCTGGATGCCGTGGTGGCGGAATCGGTGGTGGCCCGGATGGTCGCCGACGGGCGCGTGGTCGTACCCACGCTGACCATGATGGCGGGCATCGTCGAGCGGTTCGCGCAGGCGGCGGGCGGTAGCAGCCACGGTGCGGCGTGGTCGAACTACGACGCGGCCCGCGACAGCGTCACCGCGATGTATCGCGCGGGAGTTCCGATCCTCGCCGGTACCGATGCGAATGTCGGCGAGGGCACCCCGGCGACACCGTCGCACGGCGACAGCCTGCACCACGAACTGGAACTTCTGGTCGAGGCCGGTGTGACCACCGTCGACGCACTGCGCGCCGCGACATCCCTTCCGGCCGAATACTTCGGACTCGGGGATCGCGGCGTGATCGAGCCGGGTCGGCGCGCGGATCTCGTCCTCGTCGACGGCGACCCGGTGAACGATATCCGCGATACGAGAAATATCTCGCGCATCTGGTGCGGCGGTATCGAACACCATCCCGCCGAGTCGTCGGCGCGTACCAGCGGGTCCTAG
- a CDS encoding VOC family protein has protein sequence MTAVEPKKTYAPNIQFSHFGFAVRDLALMEDFYTRVLGFTVTDRGNAVGMDLVFLSRDPLDHHQVVLASGKPDDLPENPFSPQFGSVINQISFRVGSLAGLRELYEIFQAENVQSVFPANHGIAWSIYAHDPEGNNLEFFVDTEWYFPQPFLEPLDMSLSDEEIYAATERICHEQEGFEPYSAWRARISQRMNAFRPGE, from the coding sequence ATGACCGCAGTCGAACCGAAGAAGACCTACGCACCGAACATTCAATTCAGCCATTTCGGATTCGCCGTGCGCGACCTGGCGCTGATGGAGGACTTCTACACCCGGGTCCTCGGATTCACCGTGACCGATCGGGGCAATGCCGTCGGCATGGACCTGGTATTCCTGTCGCGGGATCCGCTGGATCACCACCAGGTGGTACTCGCCTCCGGAAAGCCCGACGATCTGCCGGAGAATCCCTTCTCACCGCAGTTCGGAAGCGTCATCAACCAGATCTCGTTCCGGGTGGGATCGCTGGCCGGTCTGCGGGAGCTGTACGAGATCTTCCAGGCGGAGAACGTGCAGAGCGTCTTCCCGGCGAATCACGGCATCGCGTGGAGCATCTACGCGCACGATCCCGAGGGGAACAATCTCGAATTCTTCGTCGACACCGAATGGTATTTCCCGCAGCCGTTCCTGGAGCCGCTCGACATGAGCCTGTCCGACGAGGAGATCTACGCGGCGACCGAACGGATCTGCCACGAGCAGGAGGGATTCGAGCCGTATTCGGCATGGCGCGCGCGGATCTCCCAGCGGATGAACGCCTTCCGGCCCGGTGAGTGA